The Candidatus Polarisedimenticolaceae bacterium genome has a window encoding:
- the blaOXA gene encoding class D beta-lactamase — translation MMTLLLASAVAFPIDPRPELADVFEKAGVTGAIVVYDTSTGRAVASDPKRVDEPAIPASTFKIFNTMVALETGAIADEKTVLKWDGVERTFANWNKDMDMKEAMRVSCVWFYQELARRAGPGKMQHWLDAVGYGNRDLGGGIDRFWLDGDLRISPRQQIDFLRRLHDGKLPFSERSMRIVKEILPTEKTPGGAVVHGKTGWGARLKPQAGWYVGWVDLEGRTLYFATRVDIMKDDDVKARIPATLEVLGRMEGGLPPGQR, via the coding sequence ATGATGACGTTGCTCCTCGCCTCCGCCGTCGCGTTCCCCATCGACCCCCGCCCCGAGCTCGCCGACGTCTTCGAGAAGGCCGGCGTGACCGGGGCGATCGTCGTCTATGACACGAGCACGGGGCGCGCGGTGGCGTCCGACCCCAAGCGTGTGGACGAGCCGGCGATCCCCGCCTCGACGTTCAAGATCTTCAACACGATGGTCGCCCTCGAGACCGGCGCGATCGCCGACGAGAAGACCGTCCTGAAATGGGACGGGGTCGAGCGGACGTTCGCGAACTGGAACAAGGACATGGACATGAAGGAGGCGATGCGCGTCTCCTGCGTGTGGTTCTACCAGGAGCTCGCGCGGCGCGCGGGGCCCGGGAAGATGCAGCACTGGCTCGACGCGGTCGGCTACGGAAACCGCGACCTCGGCGGCGGGATCGACCGATTCTGGCTCGACGGCGACCTGCGCATCTCCCCGCGCCAGCAGATCGACTTCCTTCGGCGGCTGCACGACGGGAAACTTCCGTTTTCCGAACGGTCGATGCGCATCGTGAAGGAGATCCTGCCGACCGAGAAGACCCCCGGCGGCGCCGTCGTCCACGGGAAGACCGGGTGGGGCGCGCGACTAAAGCCGCAGGCCGGCTGGTACGTCGGCTGGGTCGACCTCGAGGGGCGCACCCTCTACTTCGCCACGCGCGTGGACATCATGAAAGACGACGACGTGAAGGCGCGGATCCCGGCGACGCTCGAGGTGCTCGGGCGGATGGAGGGCGGCCTCCCTCCCGGTCAAAGGTAG
- a CDS encoding type II toxin-antitoxin system HicA family toxin, which translates to MAPRLRALSAREVLRALASFGFEVVSTRGSHAKLRRTNAAGESEILTVPLHRELAPGTLRAIYRQACRFVAEGELRRFFYL; encoded by the coding sequence GTGGCTCCCCGGCTTAGGGCGCTCTCCGCGCGCGAGGTGCTACGCGCGCTGGCAAGCTTCGGGTTCGAGGTCGTCTCGACGCGGGGAAGCCACGCGAAGCTGCGTCGCACGAACGCGGCCGGGGAATCCGAGATCCTCACGGTTCCACTGCACCGCGAGCTCGCTCCCGGGACGTTGCGCGCGATCTACCGGCAGGCCTGCCGGTTCGTCGCGGAGGGCGAACTGCGGAGGTTCTTCTACCTTTGA
- a CDS encoding type II toxin-antitoxin system VapC family toxin: protein MTAVYLETSALLSWLLGEPEAGKVAGVVDAADAVVTSSLTFVEAERALSRAVVERILREADARKLRGVLRRQRAGWIVMAITDPVLDRAGRTFPVEPLRTLDAIHLSTALAFTEAFAELKLVTFDRRIGENAGALGIPPSLT, encoded by the coding sequence GTGACCGCCGTCTACCTCGAGACGTCCGCGCTTCTGAGCTGGCTCCTCGGGGAGCCGGAGGCGGGGAAGGTGGCCGGGGTCGTGGATGCGGCGGACGCCGTCGTGACCTCGAGCCTCACCTTCGTGGAGGCCGAGCGTGCGTTGTCGCGGGCGGTCGTCGAGAGGATTCTCCGCGAAGCCGACGCCAGGAAACTCCGCGGGGTGCTCCGCCGGCAGCGGGCCGGGTGGATCGTCATGGCGATCACGGACCCCGTCCTCGACCGGGCGGGTCGGACGTTTCCCGTCGAGCCGCTTCGGACTCTCGACGCGATTCACCTCTCGACGGCCCTCGCGTTCACGGAGGCGTTCGCGGAGTTGAAACTCGTCACGTTTGATCGACGGATCGGGGAGAACGCAGGCGCGCTGGGGATCCCGCCGTCCCTGACTTGA